The Deltaproteobacteria bacterium genome segment GCTTCCCCTTGCCAGCCATGTCGTAATACCGGCGGGGGTCGATGCCGGGACAGCTGAACTGGGAAAGGGTTTCCGCCCTCTGAAATCCTCCGGGGCCGGTGTCGGCTGCCTGCCGATCAGTTCCACGCTGCCGCTCCTCGTAACTCCGCCGCCGGTTGCAGGCCGGAACAACCAAAACGACTGCCATCAGAACCGTCAGCACCATCGTGGATTTCATCTGGGAAATTTCTCCTTCAGCCGAACCTGGGGTTCATCAACCGGCCACGTCGATAGCATCCTCAAGGGTAAACTTCGACTCATAGAGAGCCCGGCCGACAATCACTCCCTCGACCCCGGCAATCTCCGACAGTGCCCGGATATCGTCCAGCCGGGCAACTCCGCCCGACGCGATCACCCGTCCGGTATCTGCCGCCAGCCGGGAGGTTTGCTCGAGGTTCGGTCCCTCCAGCATGCCATCGCGGGAAATGTCCGTATAGATCACATGCGTCGCCCCGGCTTCCAGTGCCTTCCGGGCCAGATCCAGGGCGGAAACTCCCGTCAATTCGGTCCAGCCCTGCACGGCCGCCATTCCGTCCCGGGCGTCAATGCCGGCGGCCACCTTGCCGGGGAAGTTCCGGATGATTTCGAACGCCTTGTCCGGTTCACGCACCAGCAGCGAACCCAGCACGATGCGGCTGACTCCAGCATCGATGTAGCCCGCCGCCAATTCCGGCGTACGGATACCACCGCCCAGTTGCACCGGCACATGACAGTCCTGCACAAGCCGCGCAACGAGATCCCGGTTGACCGGAAGCCCGTCGCGGGCGCCGTCCAGATCAACGACGTGAATCCACTCGGCTCCCCGGCGGACCCACTCCCTCGCCTGCGCGACCGGATCCGGGTTGTAAACCGTTTCCCGTGCGTAATCGCCCTGAGAAAGGCGGACGCACTGTCCTCCGCGAATGTCGATGGCTGGATAGACAATCATGGCCGGGCGCAGCGTATCCTATCGGTTTCCGGTCCGCTCACAGGGCAAGGAAATTTTCCAGCAGCCGGATACCGGCCGACTGGCTTTTTTCCGGGTGAAACTGGGTGGCGTGAACATTGTCCTTTGAAACGGCAGAAATGAAATTCGTCCCGTAGTCGGTCGTCGCCGCTACCCAGTTCCGGTTATCCGGCGTCAGCTGCGCGAAGTACGAGTGAACGAAATAGAAATACTCTTCCTGCGGAATCCGGCTGAATAGTCCGGCTTCACGCTCCTTGCGGATCGAGTTCCACCCCATGTGCGGCACCTTGAGCTGCGTGAAGCCGGGATCGGGAAACCGGATCACCCGGCCCGGAATGATTCCCAGCCCTTCCTTGCCGCCATGCTCCTCGCTGTGTTCGAAC includes the following:
- the hisH gene encoding imidazole glycerol phosphate synthase subunit HisH is translated as MAKKVSVIDYGRGNLGSVAKALEVAGGEVRVVKDRAEVLAADRVVLPGQGAFADCMTTLASRGLLEAVREKIEGGTPYLGLCLGLQILFEHSEEHGGKEGLGIIPGRVIRFPDPGFTQLKVPHMGWNSIRKEREAGLFSRIPQEEYFYFVHSYFAQLTPDNRNWVAATTDYGTNFISAVSKDNVHATQFHPEKSQSAGIRLLENFLAL
- the hisA gene encoding 1-(5-phosphoribosyl)-5-[(5-phosphoribosylamino)methylideneamino]imidazole-4-carboxamide isomerase; this translates as MIVYPAIDIRGGQCVRLSQGDYARETVYNPDPVAQAREWVRRGAEWIHVVDLDGARDGLPVNRDLVARLVQDCHVPVQLGGGIRTPELAAGYIDAGVSRIVLGSLLVREPDKAFEIIRNFPGKVAAGIDARDGMAAVQGWTELTGVSALDLARKALEAGATHVIYTDISRDGMLEGPNLEQTSRLAADTGRVIASGGVARLDDIRALSEIAGVEGVIVGRALYESKFTLEDAIDVAG